One window of the Rhipicephalus sanguineus isolate Rsan-2018 chromosome 2, BIME_Rsan_1.4, whole genome shotgun sequence genome contains the following:
- the LOC119382165 gene encoding uncharacterized protein LOC119382165 encodes MANSDQLRKKRGAIRAGVTRALTLLTDLLQQPDPDASQISGHMDYLKDREKALSQLDGVILATTDEQNLDQEVGTAQEYNENILYAVSRAKFWLQERERNAGTQARATEPGPSYLGSPNSGDAAGQVREHRQRSVQLPKLQIPTFDGSLRGWQSFWDHFDATIHKNAELPRIEKFKYLLTYLTGSAKRAIEGIRLAEQNYDLAIKTLTDRFGRRDLLVNDHIDHLLALSPVKCSSEVPKLRLLHDNVQFHVSALEGLGVSPDQYTVVLNRVLMRCLPEDLAIMYRQKTKETNCAPSIAETPEDRTRLAKEMLTFLRIQVEIREEGRQLSRRALQDEPRTHMPEEIYGAEPIPSASALTGSALPVRPACPLCQSKDHTIAFCNADLSAEEKRARLQYANCCFRCGTRNHIARLCRKSINIRCGTCHRRHLTILCELSRPAEDLPSSGGSPSFHEPPPQPMRNVTTAQSSHVESTPVLLQTGRVWAESGDRRLLVRILLDSGSQRTYIRADVAKILKCSVVGNEELSIVTFGGSKSRRRISAERVNVRLRSQFGASPVTLEALTIPEMCSVTSPPLDPNILHLLGEREYNVADSFQPTTWQPEEISVLIGSDAYWQVTTGKIDRINERLTAIDTTFGWMVQGPVKSDKHFPSSALFISSSDSSAADFDIPSMRCLDVIGIDKAHSRTLEGSHHLFGSELGMSKRNKNHPVDNAVTSGRKVEEEPGNCQVLPNKNCEIGMDTNVVHVYERNENAVAEKAMNSSYVSLPQLINDLNNIGLMITDRPLKSSRYHWLSWKNIRPRRRLESKFDELQQLNPSQFPLGSRHISLRLRYIETIPGLVQKIK; translated from the exons ATGGCTAACTCGGACCAGCTGCGCAAGAAGCGTGGTGCcataagggctggcgtcacgagaGCGCTCACGCTTTTAACGGACCTGCTGCAGCAACCGGATCCCGACGCCTCTCAGATTAGCGGCCACATGGATTACCTCAAGGACAGGGAGAAAGCACTGTCGCAGCTCGACGGCGTCATCCTTGCGACCACAGACGAACAGAACCTCGACCAGGAAGTAGGAACGGCGCAGGAATACAACGAGAACATTCTGTACGCAGTATCACGCGCCAAGTTCTGGCTTCAAGAACGTGAGAGGAATGCCGGAACTCAGGCTCGAGCAACTGAACCCGGGCCTAGCTACCTCGGATCTCCGAACTCCGGCGACGCAGCAGGCCAGGTGAGAGAGCACCGTCAGCGTTCAGTTCAACTACCGAAGCTACAGATACCGACTTTCGATGGTAGTCTGCGTGGATGGCAGTCTTTTTGGGACCATTTCGACGCCACCATCCACAAGAACGCTGAGCTACCGCGGATTGAAAAGTTCAAGTACCTCCTCACCTACTTAACCGGCAGCGCGAAGCGGGCTATCGAAGGCATCCGCTTAGCCGAACAAAACTATGACCTTGCGATCAAGACGCTCACGGACCGCTTCGGACGCAGGGATCTGCTCGTGAACGATCATATCGATCATCTTCTCGCGCTAAGCCCAGTGAAATGCTCATCAGAGGTCCCGAAGCTTCGTCTGCTGCACGACAATGTCCAATTTCACGTCAGCGCCTTAGAAGGGCTTGGAGTTTCGCCAGACCAGTACACCGTGGTGTTAAACCGTGTCCTGATGCGATGTCTGCCAGAGGATCTCGCCATCATGTACAGGCAGAAAACCAAGGAAACAAATTGCGCACCCAGTATCGCCGAAACTCCTGAAGACAGAACGCGGCTAGCCAAGGAGATGCTAACCTTCCTCCGCATCCAAGTGGAAATCCGGGAGGAAGGCCGGCAGCTGTCGCGTCGTGCGCTGCAAGACGAACCCAGGACCCACATGCCTGAAGAAATTTATGGCGCGGAACCTATACCATCAGCGTCAGCTCTAACCGGGTCCGCCTTGCCTGTCAGACCAGCGTGTCCGCTATGCCAAAGCAAGGATCATACGATCGCTTTCTGTAACGCTGACCTATCGGCTGAGGAGAAGCGTGCAAGGCTGCAGTACGCTAATTGCTGCTTCCGCTGCGGAACGCGCAATCACATCGCCAGATTGTGCAGAAAATCCATCAACATCAGGTGTGGTACCTGCCATCGACGCCACCTGACGATTCTCTGTGAATTATCGAGGCCAGCCGAAGACCTTCCATCAAGCGGTGGATCCCCGTCATTTCATGAACCACCGCCCCAACCAATGCGAAACGTCACAACCGCCCAGAGTAGTCACGTCGAATCTACGCCTGTATTATTGCAGACAGGCCGAGTTTGGGCAGAGTCTGGAGACCGACGACTACTCGTGCGGATATTGCTGGACAGCGGCAGTCAGCGCACATACATTCGTGCAGACGTGGCAAAGATACTTAAGTGCTCGGTCGTGGGTAATGAAGAGCTCTCCATCGTCACATTTGGTGGCTCCAAGTCACGAAGACGAATTTCCGCAGAGCGTGTCAATGTGCGACTCCGCAGCCAGTTCGGCGCCTCACCAGTAACTCTGGAAGCATTAACGATTCCTGAAATGTGTTCTGTAACAAGCCCACCGCTCGACCCCAACATTTTGCACCTGCTCGGCGAACGGGAGTACAACGTGGCCGACAGCTTTCAACCAACCACATGGCAACCAGAAGAAATAAGTGTCCTCATCGGGTCCGACGCCTATTGGCAAGTTACCACTGGGAAAATTGATCGCATCAACGAGAGGCTAACAGCGATCGACACCACCTTTGGATGGATGGTGCAAGGCCCTGTTAAGTCCGACAAGCACTTCCCATCAAGTGCACTATTTAtctcgagcagcgattcttctgcAGCGGACTTCGATATACcttcgatgcggtgtcttgatgTCATCGGGATAGATAAAGCGCATTCACGAACCTTAGAGGGCAGCCACCACCTGTTTGGATCGGAGCTAGGCATGTCCAAGCGCAACAAGAATCATCCAGTTGACAACGCCGTCACCAGCGGCAGGAAGGTGGAAGAGG AACCAGGGAACTGCCAAGTACTTCCCAACAAGAACTGCGAGATTGGCATGGACACGAACGTCGTCCACGTTTACGAGAGAAATGAGAATGCGGTTGCTGAGAAGGCCATGAACTCCTCATACGTCAGCCTGCCGCAGTTAATCAACGACCTCAACAACATAGGCCTCATGATCACGGACAGACCACTTAAATCGTCCCGCTACCACTGGCTCAGTTGGAAGAACATTAGACCACGAAGACGTCTAGAGAGCAAGTTCGACGAGCTCCAGCAATTGAACCCGTCCCAATTCCCACTGGGAAGTCGACACATCTCG TTGAGGTTGCGATACATCGAAACAATTCCGGGACTCGTGCAGAAGATCAAGTAG